One genomic window of Caminibacter pacificus includes the following:
- the rpmG gene encoding 50S ribosomal protein L33, producing MREIIHLKCTECGRFNYHTTKEKRKHPEKFEIRKYCKWCNKHTIHKESKL from the coding sequence ATGAGAGAAATTATTCATCTAAAATGTACTGAGTGTGGAAGATTTAACTACCACACAACAAAAGAAAAAAGAAAACATCCTGAGAAATTCGAGATTAGAAAATATTGTAAATGGTGTAATAAACACACTATTCACAAAGAATCTAAACTTTAA